CAGATACGCCTCCGCGAGCTCGGCGAAGTCGTCCTCGGTGTGCAGCACGGCCATCAGCCCGTAGTACAGATCCAGGAAGGACTGCAGGTCCTGGAAGAGGTACGCGCGGCGCAGCTCCTCGGTGTCCTTGTACGGGAGCTCGACACCGTTGCGGGCAGCGAGCGTGAAGGCGAGCTCGGGTTCGAGGGTGCCTTCGATGTGGAGGTGGAGTTCTGCCTTGGGGAGGGACATTGCCCCATATTAGGTCGGCGTCCGCACTCAGGTCCGTTTGGGAACGGGGACCCGCCAGAGGTCCTTGGCGACGGTCAGCTCACCCTCGTAACCCGCCGCGCGCGCCTGCCGTTCGAAGTCGTCCGCGTCGCTGTAGCGCTGCGAGAAGTGCGTCAGCACGAGGTGCCGTACGCCCGCGTCGCGCGCCACCCGGGCCGCCTGCCCGGCGGTCAAGTGACCGTGGTCCGAGGCCAGTTGCTCGTCCTCGTCGAGGAAGGTGGACTCGATGACGAGCAGGTCGCACCCGTCCGCGAGCGCGTGCACGCCGTCGCAGAGCCTGGTGTCCATGACGAAGGCGAAACGCTGTCCGGGCCGTGCCTCGCTCACCTCGTGCAGCGTGACGCCGTTCACCTCGCCCTCGCGCTGCAGCCGGCCGACGTCCGGCCCCTTGATGCCGTGCGCGGCGAGCTTCTCGGGCAGCATGCGGCGGCCGTCGGGCTCGATGAGTCGGTAGCCGTACGACTCGACGGGATGCGAGAGCCTGCGCGCTTCGAGGGTGTACGCAGCCGTCCGGGCCAGTACGGCACCGTCCCCGCTCACCGGCTCCTGGCTCAGCGCCACCGTCTCGCGGTAGGCGGTGGCGTACCGCAGCCGGTCGAAGAAGCGCTGGCCGCTCGCCGGGTAGTGCGCGGCGACCGGGTGCGGGACCCGGTCGAGGTTGATCCGCTGGATCACCCCGGCGAGTCCGAGGGAGTGGTCGCCGTGGAAGTGCGTGACACAGATGCGGTTGATGTCGTACGCGGCGACACCGGCACGCAGCATCTGGCGCTGGGTGCCCTCGCCGGGGTCGAAGAGGAT
The Streptomyces lunaelactis genome window above contains:
- a CDS encoding ribonuclease Z, which produces MSVRELVVLGTASQVPTRHRNHNGYLLRWDGEGILFDPGEGTQRQMLRAGVAAYDINRICVTHFHGDHSLGLAGVIQRINLDRVPHPVAAHYPASGQRFFDRLRYATAYRETVALSQEPVSGDGAVLARTAAYTLEARRLSHPVESYGYRLIEPDGRRMLPEKLAAHGIKGPDVGRLQREGEVNGVTLHEVSEARPGQRFAFVMDTRLCDGVHALADGCDLLVIESTFLDEDEQLASDHGHLTAGQAARVARDAGVRHLVLTHFSQRYSDADDFERQARAAGYEGELTVAKDLWRVPVPKRT